ACGAAGAGCGGGGTAATCGACGCCTTCGTGGAGAGCGTCTTAAGCGGAACCCCTTCTCCGGTGACGGGGGAGGACGGGCTGAAGGCGCTCCAAATCGTCCTCGCCGCCATCGAATCCGCCGATACGGGGAGACACGTGGTTCTTTGAATCATAAAATCGATAGTCTCTACTTACCATGCTCCCGTTTGCGTCTAGTTTGTCCCATTGGCAATCTAGACGCATTTGTGTTCCTTGTATTTTGATTGGAATTATGACAAAATAAGGTTACGAATGACGCGAGGCGGTTTCAATGCCTCAGATAGGACCGATTACTCATTTAAGAAACACTAATTAATTTCAGAATTATACATAAAAATGAAGAGCTTTATGACGCCTGTAATTATCTGGATATTTTTAGGATGAAGATCAGACGAAGGGCGGGAAGGTGATATGGTTTGAGCCATGACAAGACATCGAAAAGAGATAATAGCATCAAAGAACAGCAGGGCGATTACGAGATTTCCGAGCGTTATGAAATCATTAATGGTATTCGCTATGATTTCTTATCTTCTCCTAAATATGTTCACCAGAAATTGCTATCGAATTTGCACCTTGCTTTTCATTCCGCCTGTGGTAGTGAGGGGGAGATTTTGCTCGCACCCTTGGATGTTCATTTTGATGAAGAGAACATCGTACAGCCGGACCTCATTTACATCAGACGTGAACGTATGGAGATCATCCGGGATGGTTATATATTCGGCGTGCCGGATCTTGTAGTGGAAATCATGTCGGAAAGCACGGGAAAAAGGGATAAAACGATCAAAAAAAAGTTGTACGAACGGTTCGGCGTGAAGGAATATTGGGTGGTCGATCCGGTGTACCGCCTTGTGGAGCAATTTGTGCTGGACAACGGACGCTATCTGCTGGAGGCCATTTTGACCGAACAGGATAGATTAAATGCGCGGACGGTTCATTGTCTCACGCTAGATTTGAAGGAAATATTCCCGCAGGAAGATCAATAGATGCAAAAGATGGCACAAATGAAGTAATCTCCTGACTCGAAACTCCTGAATTTTGCCCATCAGCTAGGGATTTTTTTTTATGAGCGGATTTTTATTTCCAAAAGTTTTTTGAATGAGATGGGATGTAGTTCCAAAAAGGTGAATCTTATCGTCTACGGGTAGAACGAAGCGGTTTGGCGGAGAGATCGGACTGCGGCTTCGTGAAGAGAGGTGTGTGCATTCCAGACCAAATCTTCTCTTGACCGTCTCTTCGGGGTGGGATAGAATACATTGTAAATGAGAATCATATGAGAATCAAAATAGCATTCATCTCACTCAGACTAAAAAGAGGGACGATCACGATGAAATTCCTATCCAAGCTGATTCATGGCGGGATCTCGGAAGATCCCCATACCGGCGCGGTTAGCGTGCCCATCTATCAAGTATCTACATACAGGCAGGTCAGTCCGGGGGTCCATAAAGGCTACGAATACTCCCGCACGGGAAATCCCACCCGTGCCGCACTGGAGGCGCTCGCTGCCGATTTGGAAGAGGGGATTGCCGGATTTGCCTTCGCTTCAGGGATGGCGGCCATCTCTACGGTGTTGATGCTTTTTCGCGCCGGGGATCACCTCATTCTCTCCAGCGACGTCTATGGCGGAACCTATCGGGTGATGGAGCATGTCTTTACCCGCTTAGGGCTCAGCTATACCGCGGTCGATACATCCAAGTTGGAGGAGGTGAAGGCGGCCATCACCCCGCGAACGAGAGCGATTCTCATCGAGACACCGACCAATCCCTTGCTGCGTATCACGGATATTGCGGCGGTAAGCAGGTTGGCCAGGGAGCATGGGCTTCTTTCCATCGTGGATAATACGTTCATGACTCCTTATCTTCAGCAACCCCTGAAACTGGGCGCCGATCTCGTGGTTCACAGCGCCACCAAATATTTAGGAGGACACAGCGATTTGGTGGCGGGACTGGTGGTGGTAAGCAGGGAGGAATTCAAAGAGAGGATCCATTTCCTGCAGAATTCGGTGGGTGCTATCTTAGGGCCGCAGGATTCCTGGCTGCTCATGCGGGGGATTAAAACTTTAGGTGTGCGCATGGAGCGCCATGAGGAGAATGCAGGGAAGATCGCCGCTTTTCTACAGGGGCATCCGAAGGTGAAAAAGGTGTATTATCCCGGACTGTCCACCCATGAAGGTCATGAAATCATGAAACGGCAAGCCAGAGGTTTCGGCGCCATGCTCTCCTTCGAGGTGGAGTCGGCGGAGGCCGCCCAAAAGCTCCTCTCCCGCGTGAAACTGATTACCTTGGCCGAAAGTTTAGGAGGGGTGGAGAGCCTCATCTCACTGCCTGCGGCCATGACCCATGCTTCCATCCCTTTGGAAAAAAGGGAAGCGTTGGGCATTAGCGACCGGCTCGTCCGGCTCTCGGTGGGGATCGAAGATGTGGAAGATTTGATCGAAGAATTGGCTTATGCCTTAGACTAACGGTGGGAAGGAAGAGATTCGGATGAAGGTGATCCAGGATATCCGTGAATTGATCGGCAACACGCCGCTCCTGCAATTGAACCATATCGGCGTACCCTCTAAGGTTAAGCTGTATGCGAAGCTGGAATTCGTAAATCCCGGCGGCAGCGTGAAGGATCGCATCGGCATGGAGATGCTGAGGCGGGCGAGGGAAGAGGGGCAGATACGCCCCGGTTCGGTCATCATCGAACCGACGGCGGGAAATACCGGTTTGGGCTTAGCCATAGCCGCCCTCCATGAAGGATACCGCCTTCTTCTCATCGTACCGGAAAAATTTTCTCAGGAAAAACAGATCCTGATGAGAGCGTTGGGAGCGGAGATCATCCATGTTCCGGAGGAAGAGGGAATCGAGGGGGCGATCGCCAAGGCGGAAGAGCTTCACCGGCAGATCCCCGATTCCTATATCCCTAACCAATTTCGGAACTTGGCCAATGTAGAGGCGCATCGTAAGACCGGAGAGGAGATCTACCGGCAGCTCAATGGGAAGGTTGATTTTTTTGTAGCCGGAGCAGGATCGGGAGGGACCTTTACGGGAATCGTTTCTTATCTGAAGGAGCAGAATCCCGATTTGAGAGCCGTATTGGCCGACCCCTACGGGTCGA
The DNA window shown above is from Thermicanus aegyptius DSM 12793 and carries:
- a CDS encoding PLP-dependent cysteine synthase family protein; its protein translation is MKVIQDIRELIGNTPLLQLNHIGVPSKVKLYAKLEFVNPGGSVKDRIGMEMLRRAREEGQIRPGSVIIEPTAGNTGLGLAIAALHEGYRLLLIVPEKFSQEKQILMRALGAEIIHVPEEEGIEGAIAKAEELHRQIPDSYIPNQFRNLANVEAHRKTGEEIYRQLNGKVDFFVAGAGSGGTFTGIVSYLKEQNPDLRAVLADPYGSTLGGGESGSYRIEGIGNHFIPDVFDAALVDEVIKVSDEEAFEYVKRLAREEGLFVGSSSGANMAAAVRLAEREGISGNMVTVFSDRSERYFSKNIYG
- a CDS encoding Uma2 family endonuclease, whose amino-acid sequence is MSHDKTSKRDNSIKEQQGDYEISERYEIINGIRYDFLSSPKYVHQKLLSNLHLAFHSACGSEGEILLAPLDVHFDEENIVQPDLIYIRRERMEIIRDGYIFGVPDLVVEIMSESTGKRDKTIKKKLYERFGVKEYWVVDPVYRLVEQFVLDNGRYLLEAILTEQDRLNARTVHCLTLDLKEIFPQEDQ
- a CDS encoding bifunctional cystathionine gamma-lyase/homocysteine desulfhydrase encodes the protein MKFLSKLIHGGISEDPHTGAVSVPIYQVSTYRQVSPGVHKGYEYSRTGNPTRAALEALAADLEEGIAGFAFASGMAAISTVLMLFRAGDHLILSSDVYGGTYRVMEHVFTRLGLSYTAVDTSKLEEVKAAITPRTRAILIETPTNPLLRITDIAAVSRLAREHGLLSIVDNTFMTPYLQQPLKLGADLVVHSATKYLGGHSDLVAGLVVVSREEFKERIHFLQNSVGAILGPQDSWLLMRGIKTLGVRMERHEENAGKIAAFLQGHPKVKKVYYPGLSTHEGHEIMKRQARGFGAMLSFEVESAEAAQKLLSRVKLITLAESLGGVESLISLPAAMTHASIPLEKREALGISDRLVRLSVGIEDVEDLIEELAYALD